The Bacteroidales bacterium genome includes a region encoding these proteins:
- a CDS encoding helix-turn-helix transcriptional regulator encodes MADKKDFTEKQKQIARIAKALSHPARVYIIQRLLAENRCNGIGCCTSGEMIDDIPIARSTLSQHLKELKYAGLIQGEIEPPKIKYCLNLENWQLAQQYFNELFNEKKDF; translated from the coding sequence ATGGCCGATAAAAAAGATTTTACTGAAAAACAAAAACAAATAGCTCGAATAGCAAAAGCACTTAGCCATCCGGCAAGGGTATATATTATACAGCGATTGCTCGCCGAAAATCGGTGCAATGGTATTGGTTGCTGTACCAGTGGCGAAATGATTGACGATATTCCTATTGCTCGCTCTACTTTATCGCAACATTTAAAAGAGCTTAAATATGCAGGTTTGATACAAGGCGAAATTGAACCACCCAAGATTAAATATTGTCTTAATTTGGAAAACTGGCAATTGGCTCAACAATATTTTAATGAATTGTTTAATGAAAAAAAAGATTTTTGA
- a CDS encoding chloride channel protein, translated as MQSFLFKLKKALNAILLWRLKHINDQQYIIIIAILVGLFSGLVAVLIKNTVHLVQWTLTFFFVSRYQNIMLLFYPMIGIGIVFLLIRFVFRRLPKAEIPDVLYAIHREKGKIKPSNTWITMILSSITVGFGGSVGLEGPSATAGASLGSAVAQFLRLNKKQTILLISCAGAGAIASLFKAPIAGVVFALEIFMLDLTMSSILPLLISATVGAITSYLFFGNDVLYDFHIVIKPSWSEIPFFIILGILTGVFSIYFIKIKEFSHKIFSRLDKHWKKWLLGGLSLGMMIFFMPPLFGEGYSTVNSCLHGDYSFLFLNSPFYDYKDSIYAVLLMFFSLIILKSFATFFTLEAGGIGGIFAPILFLGSSIGFFIAILLNLFGVYVVPSNFAMVAMAGMLSGVMFAPLTGIFLIAEVTNGYDLIIPLMIVSSASYGMVRMVFKHSIYNQSLAQKGILFGHNKTKNVLASMKVSDFLETNFLPVHPNDSLRKLTEIISKSSRNIYPVVDHEGMFLGLVFLDHIKHLIFKSEYYDTLKVSDLSYMPNGIVNLNDPMIEVIKIFHNTGNFNLPVLDKGKYVGFISRAQIFSAFQQEMDYLSDE; from the coding sequence ATGCAAAGTTTTCTGTTCAAATTAAAAAAAGCTCTGAATGCCATATTATTATGGCGTTTAAAGCATATAAACGATCAACAATACATTATTATTATTGCAATTTTAGTGGGTTTATTTTCGGGCTTAGTTGCTGTGTTAATAAAAAATACAGTACACCTTGTGCAGTGGACATTAACTTTTTTCTTTGTGTCGCGCTATCAAAATATAATGTTGCTCTTTTATCCAATGATAGGTATTGGTATTGTTTTTTTGCTTATTCGCTTTGTTTTTCGTAGATTGCCCAAAGCAGAAATTCCCGATGTTTTATATGCCATTCATCGCGAAAAAGGTAAAATAAAACCTTCAAATACCTGGATAACCATGATTCTGAGTTCTATAACAGTAGGTTTTGGGGGATCGGTAGGGTTAGAAGGTCCATCAGCAACTGCAGGTGCTTCTTTGGGATCGGCTGTAGCTCAGTTTTTACGTCTCAATAAAAAACAAACCATACTTTTGATTAGTTGTGCCGGAGCTGGTGCTATTGCTTCGCTATTTAAAGCACCTATTGCAGGGGTTGTTTTTGCATTGGAGATTTTTATGCTCGATTTAACCATGTCGTCTATACTCCCACTTCTTATATCGGCTACTGTTGGGGCTATTACTTCCTATCTTTTTTTTGGTAACGATGTTTTATACGATTTTCATATTGTAATTAAACCATCATGGAGCGAAATTCCTTTTTTTATTATTTTAGGAATACTTACAGGCGTGTTTTCTATATATTTTATAAAAATTAAAGAATTTTCGCATAAAATATTTTCCCGACTAGATAAACATTGGAAAAAATGGTTGTTGGGTGGTTTATCGCTTGGGATGATGATTTTTTTTATGCCACCTCTATTCGGTGAAGGCTATTCAACCGTTAATTCATGTTTACATGGCGATTATAGTTTTTTGTTTTTAAACAGTCCTTTTTACGATTATAAAGACAGTATTTATGCCGTACTCTTAATGTTTTTTTCACTTATTATTTTAAAATCGTTTGCAACTTTTTTTACTTTAGAAGCAGGTGGAATTGGTGGTATTTTTGCCCCTATCTTGTTTTTAGGTTCTAGTATCGGTTTTTTTATAGCTATTTTACTTAACTTGTTTGGTGTTTATGTGGTTCCTAGTAACTTTGCTATGGTTGCCATGGCGGGTATGTTGTCGGGTGTTATGTTTGCACCATTGACTGGAATTTTTTTGATTGCAGAAGTTACAAATGGTTACGATCTTATTATTCCTCTTATGATTGTTAGTTCTGCATCGTATGGAATGGTTCGTATGGTATTTAAGCATTCTATTTATAATCAAAGTTTAGCTCAAAAAGGTATTTTATTCGGACACAATAAAACTAAAAATGTCTTAGCATCGATGAAAGTGTCTGACTTTTTAGAAACTAATTTTTTGCCTGTCCATCCTAACGATTCGTTAAGAAAGCTTACAGAAATAATTAGCAAGTCGAGCAGAAATATTTACCCTGTTGTTGATCATGAGGGAATGTTTTTAGGATTGGTTTTTCTCGACCATATTAAACATCTTATTTTTAAAAGTGAATATTACGATACGTTAAAAGTTTCAGATTTAAGTTATATGCCGAACGGTATAGTAAATTTAAACGATCCTATGATAGAAGTTATTAAAATATTTCACAATACAGGAAATTTTAACCTACCCGTACTTGATAAAGGAAAATATGTAGGCTTTATATCGAGAGCTCAAATATTTAGCGCCTTTCAGCAAGAAATGGACTATTTATCAGATGAATAA
- a CDS encoding thioredoxin family protein, producing MEIKVLGTGCAKCRQLEQIVIEAIKDMEVKPTVVKEEDITRIMSYGVMRTPALVINEKLVLSGRVPSVKEVTELIEKNK from the coding sequence ATGGAAATAAAAGTATTAGGAACCGGTTGTGCTAAGTGCCGTCAATTAGAGCAAATAGTAATCGAAGCAATTAAAGACATGGAAGTAAAGCCAACGGTAGTTAAAGAAGAAGATATTACTCGTATTATGAGTTACGGAGTTATGCGAACACCTGCTTTGGTTATTAACGAAAAACTTGTGTTAAGTGGAAGAGTGCCTTCCGTAAAAGAAGTTACAGAGCTGATTGAAAAAAATAAATAA
- a CDS encoding sulfite exporter TauE/SafE family protein, whose translation MEVLQQWLDSSNAPMLSALILGIMTAISPCPLATNITAIGFISKDIENRRRIFFNGLWYTLGRAISYTAIATILFLGASTFHIARFFQSNGEKFLGPLLILIGIFMLDIIKINFPALTNLTERFEKKDNKNNGWRALLLGMIFALAFCPYSGALYFGMLIPLTISSSSGLVLPVIFAIATGLPVVIVAYLLAFSISSLGNFYKNVKIFEKWFRIIVAIVFIFVGIYYVYMFYLV comes from the coding sequence ATGGAAGTCTTGCAACAATGGCTCGATTCGAGCAATGCCCCTATGCTATCTGCTCTTATTTTGGGCATTATGACAGCAATAAGTCCATGTCCCCTTGCCACTAACATTACAGCAATAGGATTTATTAGCAAAGATATAGAAAATCGACGTCGTATTTTTTTTAACGGACTTTGGTATACTTTAGGGCGTGCAATAAGTTATACTGCAATAGCAACAATATTATTTTTGGGAGCTAGTACATTTCATATTGCCCGATTTTTTCAGAGCAATGGTGAAAAATTTCTTGGACCATTGCTGATTTTAATCGGAATTTTTATGCTTGATATTATTAAAATTAATTTCCCAGCTTTAACAAATCTTACTGAACGTTTTGAAAAAAAAGATAATAAAAACAATGGCTGGAGGGCTTTATTGTTAGGGATGATTTTTGCATTAGCATTTTGTCCATATAGTGGGGCATTATATTTTGGCATGCTTATACCACTTACCATTAGTAGTTCATCGGGTTTAGTGTTACCTGTTATTTTTGCTATTGCTACCGGATTGCCAGTTGTTATTGTTGCTTATTTACTAGCTTTTAGCATTTCTAGCTTAGGTAATTTTTATAAAAATGTAAAAATATTTGAAAAATGGTTTAGGATCATTGTAGCTATTGTATTCATTTTTGTTGGAATTTATTATGTTTATATGTTTTACTTAGTATAA
- a CDS encoding PAS domain S-box protein, which translates to MRRFLQIYQRSLALKLIVFFFVSILVIFLFSDFVIDAIVQNTVLWYKIQIYRWIIIPFILTLFLFKMLRKPFKNYRITQESYESVYKNYRLIVDNLIDDYFFYRHEPGKPFVYLSSSVTNVLGYPKADFIINYKNIGAAAIYEGTFERHQFYLTEKLPSPKLELQVKTNKNNICYLEIKEIAIFNDKGEIAYIEGIAKNITKHKLIELELNEREKKYQTIFESISDGFLVLKDDKFIDCNKRILEIYECTLEELIMHTPFHYRFSPLTQPNGKSSRELAREKIQAALKGIPQQFEWIHLRNGKNPFPAEISLSKFTFENEDYVLAVVRDISTRKTIINTLKEKEESFKLLYDNIPLGIIHLNSELTPVTLNPAAKKILNVAEDSNNTQRFIELLATNFQGNNTIQHHVHIELSLLPYNKTLSLSVYISHFKKDENSIDYLIVFEDITEKKLLLSAYHKQESYFKEILENSRQILYKLNVETGNYEYISFALYHILGYTPDEFYRMSAEEIKSLLHPDDIQKANNIVAKMISNVNENENEFTVEYRFKHKNGTYKWLNDKYQIISSENGIYIVGNIMEITQLKEAEELIKKYRAQFGENM; encoded by the coding sequence ATGCGTCGTTTTTTGCAAATATATCAACGTTCACTTGCTTTAAAACTTATTGTTTTTTTCTTTGTTTCAATTTTAGTAATATTTTTATTTTCTGACTTTGTAATTGATGCCATTGTTCAAAACACTGTACTTTGGTATAAAATTCAAATATATCGATGGATTATTATACCATTTATACTCACACTTTTTTTATTTAAAATGCTTCGAAAACCCTTTAAAAACTATCGCATAACACAAGAAAGTTACGAATCGGTTTATAAAAACTACCGTCTAATTGTTGATAACCTTATTGACGATTATTTTTTCTATCGACACGAACCCGGTAAACCTTTTGTTTATTTAAGCTCATCTGTTACAAATGTTCTAGGCTACCCCAAGGCAGATTTTATTATAAACTATAAAAACATCGGCGCTGCAGCAATATATGAAGGCACATTCGAAAGACACCAATTTTATTTAACCGAAAAATTACCTTCTCCTAAATTAGAACTACAAGTAAAAACGAACAAAAACAATATCTGTTATCTCGAAATAAAAGAAATTGCCATTTTTAATGATAAAGGTGAAATTGCTTATATTGAAGGAATTGCAAAAAACATAACGAAACATAAATTAATAGAACTTGAACTTAATGAACGCGAAAAAAAATACCAAACAATTTTTGAATCTATATCAGATGGTTTTTTAGTTTTGAAAGACGATAAATTTATTGATTGCAACAAACGAATATTAGAAATATATGAATGTACGCTCGAAGAATTAATTATGCATACTCCTTTTCATTATCGTTTTAGCCCCCTTACTCAACCCAATGGCAAATCTTCGCGTGAACTAGCACGAGAAAAAATTCAAGCTGCTTTAAAAGGCATACCTCAGCAATTTGAGTGGATACACTTACGCAATGGAAAAAATCCTTTCCCTGCTGAAATTTCGCTAAGTAAATTTACTTTTGAAAACGAAGACTATGTTTTGGCAGTAGTTCGCGATATTAGCACACGCAAAACAATTATTAATACACTAAAAGAAAAAGAAGAAAGTTTTAAACTTTTATATGACAACATCCCATTAGGTATTATTCACCTTAATAGCGAATTAACTCCAGTTACATTAAACCCAGCTGCTAAAAAAATATTAAATGTAGCTGAAGATAGCAATAATACCCAACGTTTTATAGAATTATTAGCTACTAATTTTCAGGGCAACAATACAATTCAACATCATGTTCATATAGAATTATCGCTTTTGCCTTATAATAAAACACTTTCATTATCGGTTTATATATCACACTTTAAAAAAGATGAAAACTCTATCGATTATCTAATTGTATTCGAAGATATTACTGAAAAGAAACTCTTACTTAGTGCTTATCACAAACAAGAAAGTTACTTTAAAGAAATATTAGAAAACTCGCGTCAAATATTATACAAACTAAATGTTGAAACAGGTAATTACGAATACATAAGCTTTGCACTATACCACATACTTGGATACACACCCGATGAGTTTTACCGAATGTCAGCTGAAGAAATTAAATCGCTTCTACATCCCGACGATATTCAAAAAGCTAATAACATCGTAGCTAAAATGATTAGTAATGTTAACGAAAACGAAAATGAATTTACAGTAGAATATCGATTTAAACATAAAAATGGCACCTACAAATGGCTTAACGACAAGTATCAAATTATTTCCTCTGAAAACGGTATTTATATAGTCGGAAACATTATGGAAATAACTCAACTTAAAGAAGCCGAAGAATTAATTAAAAAGTATAGAGCTCAATTTGGCGAAAATATGTAA
- a CDS encoding DUF4293 domain-containing protein, with translation MIQRIQTLFLLIAFVLQIMMFFQPLAILQINDATFYEIYIKGYVFNDQIQYSYSLLIFNIITILLNLIIIFLYKNRILQMRFNIYNTILLIGLQGIVAYIIYETAHQLNAEIFLQYASILPIIIAILHLLAFKYIKRDEELVRSADRIR, from the coding sequence ATGATTCAAAGAATACAAACATTGTTTTTATTGATAGCATTTGTTTTACAAATAATGATGTTTTTTCAACCATTAGCTATTTTACAAATAAACGATGCTACTTTTTACGAAATCTATATTAAAGGTTATGTTTTTAACGATCAAATTCAGTATTCTTATTCGCTTTTAATATTTAACATTATCACGATTTTACTTAATTTAATTATTATTTTCTTATACAAAAATCGTATTCTTCAAATGCGTTTTAACATATACAATACCATACTGTTAATTGGTTTACAAGGAATTGTTGCATATATCATATATGAAACAGCACATCAATTAAACGCAGAAATATTTTTACAATATGCCTCTATTTTACCAATCATAATAGCCATATTGCACCTTTTAGCTTTCAAATATATAAAACGAGACGAAGAACTTGTTAGATCGGCAGACAGAATAAGATAA